One window from the genome of Natrialba magadii ATCC 43099 encodes:
- a CDS encoding rhodanese-like domain-containing protein — protein sequence MDKINPAELDDRLSNGTAPYVLDIRPRKTYQRSHIDGSQNVPVYNDLRRGDDDELRQSLSQIPADETVVTVCKAGVVARKATTVLEEEGYEAATLAGGMRRWNGYQNGSLGYRLSSLVRRVLP from the coding sequence ATGGACAAGATTAATCCGGCAGAGCTGGACGATCGCCTGTCGAACGGGACAGCGCCATACGTCCTCGACATTCGCCCCCGAAAAACGTACCAGCGCAGCCACATCGATGGCAGTCAGAACGTTCCAGTGTACAACGACCTGCGCCGCGGCGACGACGATGAACTCCGCCAGTCGCTGTCACAGATTCCAGCAGACGAGACTGTCGTCACGGTCTGCAAAGCCGGCGTCGTCGCACGGAAAGCGACGACCGTCCTCGAGGAAGAGGGCTACGAGGCGGCCACGCTCGCCGGTGGGATGCGACGATGGAACGGCTACCAGAACGGATCGCTCGGGTATCGACTCTCCTCGCTCGTCCGCCGAGTGCTCCCGTGA
- a CDS encoding HVO_0649 family zinc finger protein translates to MSTYRSPFDRLRAKFDEAELECRKCGFHDESGGWQVNSSGSRVQYRFVCPSCDAVETREMRL, encoded by the coding sequence ATGTCTACCTACCGCTCCCCCTTTGACCGACTCCGGGCGAAGTTCGACGAGGCCGAACTCGAGTGCCGGAAGTGTGGGTTCCACGACGAGAGCGGCGGGTGGCAGGTCAATTCGTCGGGTAGCCGCGTCCAGTACCGATTCGTCTGTCCGTCCTGCGATGCGGTCGAGACGCGGGAGATGCGGCTCTGA
- the purS gene encoding phosphoribosylformylglycinamidine synthase subunit PurS, whose amino-acid sequence MTAYTATVTVRLKHGVLDPEAETTKQALERLGFELDSLRSADRFEIDLEADSSEAARERADEMAERLLANPTIHDYDVEVDER is encoded by the coding sequence ATGACCGCCTACACCGCGACGGTGACGGTTCGACTCAAACACGGCGTCCTCGATCCCGAGGCCGAAACCACGAAACAGGCCCTCGAGCGCCTCGGCTTCGAACTCGACTCGCTGCGCTCGGCCGACCGCTTCGAGATCGATCTCGAGGCGGACTCGAGTGAGGCCGCGCGCGAGCGTGCAGACGAAATGGCAGAACGGCTGCTCGCGAACCCGACCATCCACGACTACGACGTGGAGGTCGACGAACGGTAG
- a CDS encoding archaeosine biosynthesis radical SAM protein RaSEA yields the protein MSQPTPEVYEQGKGMDAHNQVMREIRSRKEASYDPHEPTRVWLDEDNTPTGVKQSLTIILNTGGCRWARAGGCTMCGYVAESVDGGSVSHEALMNQIDVCLEHEAENGDEPAELIKIYTSGSFLDEREVGAETRRAIADTFADRERMVVESLPDFVDREKIGDFTQHGVDTDVAIGLETATDRVRHDCVNKYFDFADFEDACAEAAAADEEAGDTADAGIKAYLLMKPPFLTESDAVEDMISSVERCAAVEGCHTVSMNPCNVQRYTMVDDLYFNDGYRPPWLWSVAHVLEETADVDAIVVSDPVGHGSDRGPHNCQECDDLVQKAIKDFDLRQDPTVFEQVSCECERTWEVVMERERSFNQPLTR from the coding sequence ATGAGTCAACCCACGCCCGAGGTCTACGAGCAGGGCAAGGGCATGGACGCCCACAATCAGGTAATGCGGGAGATTCGCTCGCGCAAGGAGGCGAGCTACGACCCCCACGAGCCGACCCGCGTCTGGCTGGACGAGGACAACACCCCCACTGGCGTCAAGCAGAGCCTGACGATCATTCTGAACACCGGCGGCTGTCGCTGGGCACGCGCCGGTGGCTGTACGATGTGTGGCTACGTCGCCGAGAGTGTCGACGGCGGCAGCGTCAGTCACGAGGCACTGATGAATCAGATCGACGTCTGCCTCGAGCACGAGGCGGAAAATGGCGACGAACCCGCCGAACTCATCAAGATCTACACCTCCGGTTCGTTCCTCGACGAGCGCGAAGTCGGCGCAGAAACCCGTCGCGCGATCGCCGACACCTTCGCCGACCGCGAGCGCATGGTCGTCGAATCCCTGCCGGATTTCGTCGACCGGGAGAAGATCGGCGACTTCACCCAGCACGGCGTCGACACCGACGTCGCGATCGGTCTCGAGACGGCCACGGATCGCGTGCGTCACGACTGCGTGAACAAGTACTTCGATTTCGCGGACTTCGAGGACGCCTGCGCCGAGGCTGCCGCTGCCGACGAGGAGGCCGGCGACACAGCCGACGCCGGCATCAAGGCCTACCTGCTGATGAAGCCACCGTTCCTCACGGAGTCCGACGCTGTCGAGGACATGATCTCCTCTGTCGAACGCTGTGCCGCCGTCGAGGGCTGTCACACCGTCTCGATGAACCCGTGTAACGTCCAGCGCTACACGATGGTCGACGACCTCTATTTCAACGACGGCTACCGTCCGCCGTGGCTCTGGTCTGTCGCACACGTACTCGAGGAGACCGCCGATGTCGACGCCATCGTCGTTTCGGACCCGGTCGGTCACGGCTCGGACCGCGGGCCGCACAACTGCCAGGAGTGTGACGATCTCGTCCAGAAGGCGATCAAGGATTTCGACCTGCGACAGGATCCCACCGTTTTCGAGCAGGTCTCGTGTGAGTGCGAGCGGACGTGGGAGGTCGTGATGGAGCGCGAGCGGAGTTTTAACCAGCCGCTGACTCGATAG
- the purQ gene encoding phosphoribosylformylglycinamidine synthase I: protein MTVSIIRFGGSNCDRDAERALAHLDIDAEIVWHEDGLPADTSGIVLPGGFSYGDYLRAGAMAARSPIMAEVREAAADGTPVLGVCNGAQVGCESGLTDGVFTTNESARFQCEHVYLRVERDDTPWTAAYDEGDVIEIPIAHGEGRYEISEERLAELEDDDRVLFRYCDEDGEPSAEANPNGSKHNVAGILGDRETVAVLMPHPERATLPDVGPTDGQGVLRGFKSA, encoded by the coding sequence GTGACGGTTTCGATCATCAGGTTCGGCGGCTCGAACTGCGACCGCGACGCCGAGCGCGCCCTCGCCCACCTCGACATCGACGCCGAAATCGTCTGGCACGAGGACGGCCTCCCGGCAGACACGTCGGGCATCGTCCTCCCCGGCGGCTTCTCCTACGGCGACTACCTCCGCGCAGGCGCGATGGCGGCTCGCTCGCCGATCATGGCAGAGGTTCGCGAGGCTGCAGCCGACGGCACGCCCGTCCTCGGCGTCTGCAACGGTGCGCAGGTCGGCTGCGAGTCCGGCCTCACCGACGGCGTGTTCACGACCAACGAGAGCGCCCGCTTCCAGTGTGAGCACGTCTATCTCCGCGTCGAGCGCGACGACACGCCGTGGACCGCTGCCTACGACGAGGGCGACGTCATCGAGATCCCGATCGCTCACGGCGAAGGTCGCTACGAGATCAGTGAGGAGCGACTCGCCGAACTCGAGGACGACGACCGCGTGCTCTTTCGGTACTGCGACGAGGACGGCGAGCCAAGCGCCGAAGCGAATCCAAACGGCTCAAAACACAACGTCGCGGGAATTCTCGGTGACCGCGAGACCGTCGCCGTGTTGATGCCCCACCCCGAGCGCGCGACGCTCCCCGACGTGGGGCCGACGGACGGGCAGGGCGTGCTGCGCGGCTTCAAATCGGCCTGA
- a CDS encoding VOC family protein, with product MDPKITLVTLGVSDIEDSIQFYRDGLGFPMRERDPDGDVAFFPLEGTWLAIYPRDRLAEDATVLDDGNGFSGVTLAHNVSSKTEVDTILERAEDAGGRVVKVAQEVFWGGYSGYFADPDEHLWEVAYPPLTAE from the coding sequence ATGGACCCGAAAATCACGCTCGTTACGCTCGGCGTCTCGGATATCGAGGACTCGATCCAGTTTTACCGAGACGGACTCGGGTTCCCGATGCGCGAGCGCGACCCGGACGGCGATGTTGCGTTCTTCCCACTCGAGGGAACGTGGTTGGCCATCTACCCGCGCGATCGTCTCGCCGAAGATGCCACCGTTTTGGACGATGGGAACGGGTTTTCCGGCGTTACGCTGGCACACAACGTCTCCTCGAAGACGGAAGTAGATACGATTCTGGAACGAGCGGAAGACGCCGGTGGACGGGTGGTGAAGGTAGCACAAGAGGTCTTCTGGGGCGGCTATTCGGGTTATTTTGCGGACCCCGATGAACACCTCTGGGAAGTCGCGTATCCGCCGCTCACTGCGGAGTGA
- a CDS encoding ribonucleotide-diphosphate reductase subunit beta, protein MPIINTDAEHDPNKILPIDYDWAREYYEAGVNNNWVPEEIPMQDDVSQWNGDALSDAERQLVEWNLGFFSTAESLTANNIVLAVYDHVTAPECRQYLLRQAYEEAIHTDTFIYCCDSLGFEPDYMYGMYDRIPSIAEKDEFVIDLTRVINQNGFVIETDEDLRDFIRDLVGFYVIMEGIFFYAGFAMMLGLKRQNKMVGIGQQFEYIMRDESLHVGFGVDLIDQIRMENPDVWTDAFGDEVVELITEAVELEKIYAYEACPDEILGMSADQFAEYVEHIADRRLGQLDLPTQYGTDNPFPWLSEQVDLNKEKNFFETQVTEYQSGGSLDW, encoded by the coding sequence ATGCCGATCATCAACACCGACGCCGAACACGATCCGAACAAGATCCTCCCGATCGACTACGACTGGGCACGCGAGTACTACGAAGCGGGAGTGAACAACAACTGGGTCCCCGAGGAGATTCCGATGCAAGACGACGTCTCCCAGTGGAACGGCGACGCGCTCTCCGACGCCGAACGCCAGCTCGTCGAGTGGAACCTCGGCTTCTTCTCGACGGCCGAGTCGCTCACCGCGAACAACATCGTCCTCGCGGTGTACGACCACGTCACCGCCCCAGAGTGTCGCCAGTACCTGCTCCGACAGGCCTACGAGGAGGCGATCCACACGGACACGTTCATCTACTGCTGTGACTCGCTCGGATTCGAACCGGACTACATGTACGGCATGTACGACCGCATTCCGTCTATCGCAGAGAAAGACGAGTTCGTCATCGACCTTACTCGAGTCATCAATCAGAACGGGTTCGTCATCGAGACCGACGAAGACCTCCGGGACTTCATTCGCGACCTCGTGGGGTTCTACGTCATTATGGAGGGGATCTTCTTCTACGCCGGCTTCGCCATGATGCTCGGACTCAAACGCCAGAACAAGATGGTGGGGATCGGCCAGCAGTTCGAGTACATCATGCGCGACGAATCCCTCCACGTTGGATTCGGCGTCGACCTCATCGACCAGATTCGGATGGAGAATCCGGACGTCTGGACCGATGCGTTCGGCGACGAGGTAGTTGAACTGATCACCGAAGCGGTCGAGCTAGAGAAAATCTACGCTTACGAGGCGTGCCCGGACGAGATACTCGGGATGAGCGCCGATCAGTTCGCGGAGTACGTCGAGCATATCGCCGACCGCAGACTGGGACAGCTCGACCTCCCGACGCAGTACGGGACGGATAACCCGTTCCCGTGGCTCTCCGAACAGGTCGATCTCAACAAGGAGAAAAACTTCTTCGAGACGCAGGTGACCGAATACCAGAGCGGCGGCAGTCTCGACTGGTAG